AGTAGATGAGATTCAAAATTATAAAAAAACTTATACAGGAATTATAAAATTAGGCTGTGAAACTTTATCTTTTGATTCAGAAACAGAAGAATATAATTTTTCTTCCATTTCACACATCACTCCTCAACTTATTAGAAAAACATCGCAAAAATTTATAGGAGAAATAGATCAATATCCTCCCTCTTTTTCGGCCTTAAAAAGAAAAGGGAAAAGATTCTATGAGTATGCTAGAAAAGGAGAAAAAATAATAATAAATTCAATGAAATCGAGACGTGTTAATATTTATCAATTTCATATTCTAAAGATAGGAATTCCCTACATAAAATTTTTTATAGAATGTGGAAAAGGAACTTATATTAGATCTATTGCTCAAGATTTTGGAAAAGAACTCAGAAGCGTAGCTTATCTACTTTCTTTAAGAAGAGAACGTATAGGTAATTTTTCTATAAAAAATAGTTCTTATGATTTAGATCTTTCAGAAAAATTAGAATTTCCATGTTACTTATTAAATTAAATTTTATATTTTTTGTACCATCCATGAAATCTTTTGTGGCATTCTTCATCAGTTAAAACTCCTTTTTTAACTCCTTCTAATAAATGTTTTTTGAGTAATACACCGTTTTGAGAAAAAATGGATCTAACCGTGTTAGTAGGTTGTGCTCCTTTCATTAACCATGAAACAGCATTTTCCATTTTCAATACAGTTGAAGGAGGATCCGTATGAGGATTATAAGTTCCTAGTTTTTCAATAAATTTACCATCTCGTGGAGAACGAGAATCAGCTACAACTATATGATAAATAGGTTTATGCTTTTTTCCTATTCTTTTTAAACGTATTTTCACAGACATATATTTGATGGATTTAAATAATAACCAAAAAACCTCAATTTAGGCATAATTATAATGTTTTTGAAAAAAAAATGGTATATATTTACACATAGACCCGTTGTGTAACGGTAGCACAGCAGATTTTGGTTCTGTAAGTTGGGGTTCGAGTCCCTACGGGTCTGTTACCGTTTTACACATAGACCCGTTGTGTAACGGTAGCACAGCAGATTTTGGTTCTGTAAGTTAGGGTTCGAGTCCCTACGGGACTGTTACCGTCCGTATAGTTTTTAATTGGATTTTTGAGATATGTTGAATTTTACAAAATGAGTATTGGAATGAAAGTAAAAAAAGAAAAAGTTTTATTAATAGCTTTTTTAAGTGTTTTAGCATATGTATTGATCCATTTGTCAAAATCTTTTTTAGGATTGGATAAGTTGTCTCTTTGCATGCTAAGATGCTTCGTCATATCTCTTTTCATATTGTATGCCTTTCTGAAAAAAGATTTAACTACTTGGATCTTATTATCCATTATCATAGGAATAGAAATAGGATTAGATCTACCAAAAATCGCTGTAGAACTAAGATTTTTATCTCAAATATTTTTGAGATTGATAAAAACTATTATTGCTCCAATATTATTCTCAACTTTAGTAGTTGGAATAGCTAGTCATTCTAATATTAAACAATTAGGCAGTATGGGATGGAAGTCCCTACTATATTTTGAAGTTGTAACAACTTTAGCTTTATTCATTGGTCTTATTGCTATTAATGTCTCTCAAGCTGGAGTAGGTATTGTGATGCCTTCGGGAATCACAGAACAACAATTGCCAAAAGTAGAAAGTAGAACTTGGCAAAACACTATTCTTCATGTATTCCCAGAAAATTTTATCAAATCTATATATCACGGAGACGTATTGCCTATAGTGGTATTTTCTGTTATTTTCGGAATTTCCATGGTTTTTCTGGAAGAGAAAAAACGAACCCCTCTATTACTATTTGCAGAGAGTCTTTCAGAAATCATGTTTAAATTTACTAAAATTATCATGTATTTTGCTCCTATAGGAGTAGGATCCGCTATAGCTTATACAGTAGGACATATGGGGTTGGATATTTTATATAATTTATTTCAGTTATTGTTGACTCTTTATATTGCTTTACTTATCTTTTTGATAGTTGTTTTACTTCCTATTCTTTTATGGATTAAAGTTCCTTTAAAAAGTTTCATTAAAGCATTAACTGAACCTGTCTCACTTGCATTTGCTACTACAAGTTCTGAATCAGCCTTACCTCTACTTATGGAAAATTTAGAGAAATTAGGCGTTCCCAGAAAAATTATTGCTTTTGTGATTCCTACAGGTTATAGCTTCAATTTGGATGGGACTACTTTATATTTATCTTTAGCTACTGTTTTTGTAGCACAAGCATCTGGTATTCCTTTGAGTTTTAGTCAACAGATATTCATAGGTTTGACTTTAATTTTAACTAGCAAAGGAGTAGCAGGAGTACCTAGAGCATCTTTAGTTATTCTTTTAGCGACTGTTGCTTCTTTTGGATTACCTACTTGGCCTATATTAGCTATTATAGGAATAGATGAATTAATGGACATGGCTCGCACGACCGTAAATGTGATAGGAAATGGATTAGCTAGTTGTGTAATAGCTCGTTCTGAGGGGGAATTGGACGATAAAAAAATGTTAGATTATATCAATCAAAGTGAAAATGATTTGTAATTAAATTTTGAAAAGAAACTGTTTTTTTTATAGGAAAAAAAAATATTCTATAGGCCAAAATGGAGTAGTCACAAGAAAAAGTCATTCTAATATTGCTTTAATTAAATATTGGGGAAAGCATAAGAATAAAATTCAAATTCCGTTGAATTCGTCTATTAGTTATTCACTGGGAGGAGTTTACACGGTAACACGATTAATTTATTATCTGAGAGAGAAAAAAAAAAGAAATTTATCCATAAAAGTTTTTCTGTCTGGAAAAGAAAAAACTAGTTTTATTCCAAAGATTTTGGAATTTTTTCATAGAATCTCATTTTATTGTTCTTATTTACGAGATTTTAATTTTATTATCAAAACCTATAATACTTTTCCACATAGTAGTGGAATAGCTTCTTCTGCTTCTTCTATGAGTGCTTTAGCATTATGTATTATGGAAATAGAAAAAAAATTAGTTTCTTCTTTAAAAGAAGATTTTTTTTTAAAAAAAGCTTCTTTTTTAGCTAGATTAGGTTCCGGAAGTGCTTGCAGATCTATTTATCCTGGACTTGTTGTCTGGGGATGTCATCAATCCATAAAAGGGAGTAATGATCTTTATGCTATTCCATATCCATATAAAGTCCACTCCATTTTTACGAAAATGGTAAATACTATTTTAATAATAGATGAAGAACCTAAAAAGATTTTGAGTTCAAAAGGGCATCAGTTAATGAATAATCATCCTTATGCTAGAGAAAGACTTAAATGTGCTAATAAAAATATGGATCGGCTTATCTCCATATTAAAAATAGGAGATTTTCAAGAATTTGGAGAATTGATAGAGCATGAAGCTTTGACTCTTCATGCCATGATCATGACATCTCGTCCCTATTTTTTATGGATGAAACCAAATACTCTGAACGTTCTTTATACTGTATGGGATTTTAGAATACAAAGCAAGAAAAATATCTATTTTACATTAGATGCAGGTGCAAATGTTCATCTTTTATACCCTATTCAAGAAAAAAAAATCATCCTAAAATGGATATATAGCGATCTTTTTTCTTATTGTAAAAAAATTATAGAAAGTTTTTGTTATTAGTTATATTTGTGGGGATTTATATTATATGGTGGACGTAGCTCAGTTGGTTTAGAGCATCAGATTGTGGTTCTGAGGGTCGCCGGTTCGAATCCGGTCGTCCACCTTTAATTTAATGCCTTTTTTATTCTTGTGAAAGCTTCTATAATTTTATCTTCTGATGAAGCGTAAGAGATACGCAAATATTCATGATCACCAAAAGCACTCCCACTCACGGTAGCTACTTGAGCTTTTTCAAGTAATAATTCAGAAAAATCATCCGCATTTTGAATAACTTTACCATATAATTTTTTTCCAAAAAAATCTGAAACTTTTGGAAAAATATAAAAAGCTCCATTTGGTTTATTAAATTGAAAACCATCAATTTCTTTGATCAGATTCAAAACTAAGTTTCTTCTTTTTTTAAACTCTTTGATCATATATCCTATTTCACTTGGATCGGCTTTTAATGCAGAAATAGCTGCTCTCTGTGCAATAGAATTAGCACAAGAAGTCATTTGCCCCTGTATCTTATCACAAGATTGAGCAATCCATTCTGGAGCTCCAATATATCCAATTCTCCAACCCGTCATTGAAAAAGCCTTAGAAAGTCCATTTAGAGTGATAACTTGATTATAAATATCAGGAAATACAGCAATACTAGTAGCATGTTTGTCAGAATAACAAATATGTTCATAAATCTCATCAGAAAGAATCATGATTCTTGGATGTTTTTTAAAAATTTCTGCTAAATCTCTTAATTCTTGATAAGAATAAACACTTCCTGTAGGATTACAAGGAGTACTGAAAATAAATAATTTAGTTTTAGAGGTTATTACTTTTTCTAACTGTTTTGGATGAATTTTAAAATTGTTTTTCATGGTTGTTTGGACGACAACAGGATAAGATTCACATAATTTTACCATTTGTAAATAACTTACCCAATAAGGAGCGGGGATAATGACTTCATCATTTTGATTCAGCAAAGATAAAAGAACATTCATGATAGCTTGTTTTGCTCCAGTAGAAACTACAATTTGAGAAGGAGTATATTTTAAATGATTATCACGGTAGAATTTTTCGCATATTACTTTTCTAAGTTCTAAATATCCGGAAACAGGAGTATAATAATGATAACCTTCATCGATCGCTTGTTTAGCAGCATCTAAAACGAAATTAGGAGGTAAAAAGTCTGGTTCTCCCAAACTTAAGTTGATAATGTCATAGCCTTTGTTTTTTAATTCTCTAGCTTTAGCTGACATAGCTATGGTTTGCGAATAAGATATATTTTGCAAACGATGAGACAATCTATTTTTCATAGATATTCGAATTTGAAATGATTACAAATCTAAATAAATTTGATTATAAATTTATTGATCCACTAATATGGAATTAATTAAAAAATATTTTCCAGATCTATTGAGTCAACAAATCGAAAAGTTGTCTTCTTTGAAAAATTTATACGCATATTGGAATTCGCATGTGAATTTAATTTCTAGAAAGACATTCTACGATTTTTATCAACAACATGTCCTTTTTTGTTTAGGAATAGCTAAAGTATTTTCTTTTTTCCCTGGATCATGTGTTATGGATTTAGGCACAGGTGGAGGATTTCCGGGAATCCCTTTATCCATAGTTTTTCCTCATACAGAATTTATATTAGTAGATTCTATTCGAAAAAAAATTAAAATTATAGAAAAAATCATATATGATCTTCATTTAAAAAATGCACATCCTATTTGTATACGTGCAGAAAAATTAGAAAATAAATTTGATTTTGTGGTTACTCGAGCTGTCACAAAAATAAATATCATCCATAATTGGATAAAAAATAAATTTAAATACAAATCCAATTCTAAAATTCAAAATGGAGCTTTATATCTAAAAGGAGGAAATCTTTATGAGGAATTAAAAAAATTTCCTCATGCTATAGAATATCCTTTAAATCATTATTTTCAAGAACCATTTTTTATAAATAAAAAAGTAATTTGGATTTCCAATATTTAATAAACCGATTAAAAATGAATCCTAAAAAAATTTTTATAGAAAAAGTGAAAGAAAAAGGTGGATGGGTTAATGCTCATGCTCACTTAGATAGGGCTTATACTCTAACAAAAAAAAATTTCAAATATTCTTATTTATCCCTCAAAAAAAAATGGTATTTGGTTGATGAAATGAAACGTTTAGCTACAGAAGAGGATATTTATATCCGTATGGAAAAAGCTTTGGAATATTTTTTAATGCAAGGAACACAAGCTTTGTGCACCTTTATTGATGTGGATGAAATTATTGAAGATCGTGCCTTGAAAGCAGCTCAAAAATTGAAAAATAATTATGGAAATTCCATCCATATTTGTTTTGCTAATCAAGTTTTGAAAGGGGTGTTGGATAAAAAGTCAAAATATTGGTTCGATAAATCAGTAGAATTTGTGGATATTATTGGGGGGTTACCCGCTAAAGATTATGGAAAAGAAGATGAACATCTAGATATTTTATTAAAAACAGCTAAAAAAAGGGGAAAAATAGTCCATGTACATGTTGATCAATTTAATACTAGCGAAGAAAAAGAAACCGAAAAATTAGCCAAAAAAACGATTGAACATGGAATGCAAGGAAAAGTAGTAGCTATACATAGTATTTCTTTAGCAGCACATGCTAGAGCTTATCGTTATGAAATCTATCAATTAATAAAAAGAGCAGATCTAATGGTAATCTCTTGTCCCATTGCTTGGATTGATCATACCAGAAGTGAACGTTTAACTCCTAGCCATAATTCTATCACTCCAGTGGACGAAATGGTTCCTGAAGGAATCATAGTGGCTTTTGGAACAGATAATATTTGTGATATATACAAACCTTTTTCTGATGGAAATCTATGGATAGAATTACGTGTGATGTTAGAAGCTTGTCATTATTATGATATAGATCATTTGGTCGAAATTGCTACAATAAACGGATTAAGAGTATTAGGATTAGTAAATAAATAACTTATTTTTTTCCTCCTTTTTCTGGACGCATTTGTGGAAAAAGTAAAACTTCTTGAATAGAGTTCTTTTGAGTAAGTAACATCACTAAACGATCTATTCCAATTCCAATCCCTGCAGTAGGAGGCATTCCAAATTCTAAAGCACGTATAAAATCTTGATCAATTGACATTGATTCATCTTTTGTGTTTTTTTCGGATAATTTCATTTGTTCTCGTAAACGATTAAGTTGATCTATAGGATCATTAAGTTCTGAATAAGCATTGGCAATTTCTTGACCATTGATAATAAGTTCAAAACGTTCTGATAAATTTTTTTTATGACGATGTTTTTTAGTTAAAGGACTCATTTCTACTGGATAATCAATAATGAAAGTAGGATTAATGTAATTTTTTTCGCATTTTTCTTCAAAAATGTTCTCAATCAGTTTAGCTTTACTCATTTTTACATTTTCTTCTATATGCAATTTTTGACATACTTTTCTTAACTCTTTCTCTTCCATTTTTTCTAGATTAAATCCTGTGTATTTTTTAATAGAATCCAATATAGGAATACGGGGAAAAGGAGTTTGAAAATTAATATGATTATTTTCTTTTTCTTGAAATTTATTCCAGATACACTTCATCAATCTTTCTGTAAAATTCATCATCCAATAATAGTCTTTATAAGCTATATAAAGCTCAAGTACAGTAAATTCTGGATTATGAATTCGATCCATTCCCTCATTTCTGAAATTTCTAGAAAATTCATAGACCCCGTGAAAACCACCAATTATAAGTCTTTTCAAATAAAGTTCATTAGCTATACGTAAATACAATGGAATTCCTAGTGTGTTGTGATAAGTTTCAAAAGGACGA
This sequence is a window from Blattabacterium cuenoti. Protein-coding genes within it:
- the truB gene encoding tRNA pseudouridine(55) synthase TruB → MIKDLLEFQNGKMLLIDKPWGWTSFEIVKKIKNSILMDTPTTKKGNLKIGHAGTLDPLATGLLIVLTGKYTKKVDEIQNYKKTYTGIIKLGCETLSFDSETEEYNFSSISHITPQLIRKTSQKFIGEIDQYPPSFSALKRKGKRFYEYARKGEKIIINSMKSRRVNIYQFHILKIGIPYIKFFIECGKGTYIRSIAQDFGKELRSVAYLLSLRRERIGNFSIKNSSYDLDLSEKLEFPCYLLN
- the rpsP gene encoding 30S ribosomal protein S16 — protein: MSVKIRLKRIGKKHKPIYHIVVADSRSPRDGKFIEKLGTYNPHTDPPSTVLKMENAVSWLMKGAQPTNTVRSIFSQNGVLLKKHLLEGVKKGVLTDEECHKRFHGWYKKYKI
- a CDS encoding dicarboxylate/amino acid:cation symporter; translation: MSIGMKVKKEKVLLIAFLSVLAYVLIHLSKSFLGLDKLSLCMLRCFVISLFILYAFLKKDLTTWILLSIIIGIEIGLDLPKIAVELRFLSQIFLRLIKTIIAPILFSTLVVGIASHSNIKQLGSMGWKSLLYFEVVTTLALFIGLIAINVSQAGVGIVMPSGITEQQLPKVESRTWQNTILHVFPENFIKSIYHGDVLPIVVFSVIFGISMVFLEEKKRTPLLLFAESLSEIMFKFTKIIMYFAPIGVGSAIAYTVGHMGLDILYNLFQLLLTLYIALLIFLIVVLLPILLWIKVPLKSFIKALTEPVSLAFATTSSESALPLLMENLEKLGVPRKIIAFVIPTGYSFNLDGTTLYLSLATVFVAQASGIPLSFSQQIFIGLTLILTSKGVAGVPRASLVILLATVASFGLPTWPILAIIGIDELMDMARTTVNVIGNGLASCVIARSEGELDDKKMLDYINQSENDL
- a CDS encoding diphosphomevalonate/mevalonate 3,5-bisphosphate decarboxylase family protein translates to MKRNCFFYRKKKYSIGQNGVVTRKSHSNIALIKYWGKHKNKIQIPLNSSISYSLGGVYTVTRLIYYLREKKKRNLSIKVFLSGKEKTSFIPKILEFFHRISFYCSYLRDFNFIIKTYNTFPHSSGIASSASSMSALALCIMEIEKKLVSSLKEDFFLKKASFLARLGSGSACRSIYPGLVVWGCHQSIKGSNDLYAIPYPYKVHSIFTKMVNTILIIDEEPKKILSSKGHQLMNNHPYARERLKCANKNMDRLISILKIGDFQEFGELIEHEALTLHAMIMTSRPYFLWMKPNTLNVLYTVWDFRIQSKKNIYFTLDAGANVHLLYPIQEKKIILKWIYSDLFSYCKKIIESFCY
- a CDS encoding pyridoxal phosphate-dependent aminotransferase; translation: MKNRLSHRLQNISYSQTIAMSAKARELKNKGYDIINLSLGEPDFLPPNFVLDAAKQAIDEGYHYYTPVSGYLELRKVICEKFYRDNHLKYTPSQIVVSTGAKQAIMNVLLSLLNQNDEVIIPAPYWVSYLQMVKLCESYPVVVQTTMKNNFKIHPKQLEKVITSKTKLFIFSTPCNPTGSVYSYQELRDLAEIFKKHPRIMILSDEIYEHICYSDKHATSIAVFPDIYNQVITLNGLSKAFSMTGWRIGYIGAPEWIAQSCDKIQGQMTSCANSIAQRAAISALKADPSEIGYMIKEFKKRRNLVLNLIKEIDGFQFNKPNGAFYIFPKVSDFFGKKLYGKVIQNADDFSELLLEKAQVATVSGSAFGDHEYLRISYASSEDKIIEAFTRIKKALN
- the rsmG gene encoding 16S rRNA (guanine(527)-N(7))-methyltransferase RsmG, whose translation is MELIKKYFPDLLSQQIEKLSSLKNLYAYWNSHVNLISRKTFYDFYQQHVLFCLGIAKVFSFFPGSCVMDLGTGGGFPGIPLSIVFPHTEFILVDSIRKKIKIIEKIIYDLHLKNAHPICIRAEKLENKFDFVVTRAVTKINIIHNWIKNKFKYKSNSKIQNGALYLKGGNLYEELKKFPHAIEYPLNHYFQEPFFINKKVIWISNI
- a CDS encoding amidohydrolase family protein, producing the protein MNPKKIFIEKVKEKGGWVNAHAHLDRAYTLTKKNFKYSYLSLKKKWYLVDEMKRLATEEDIYIRMEKALEYFLMQGTQALCTFIDVDEIIEDRALKAAQKLKNNYGNSIHICFANQVLKGVLDKKSKYWFDKSVEFVDIIGGLPAKDYGKEDEHLDILLKTAKKRGKIVHVHVDQFNTSEEKETEKLAKKTIEHGMQGKVVAIHSISLAAHARAYRYEIYQLIKRADLMVISCPIAWIDHTRSERLTPSHNSITPVDEMVPEGIIVAFGTDNICDIYKPFSDGNLWIELRVMLEACHYYDIDHLVEIATINGLRVLGLVNK
- the lysS gene encoding lysine--tRNA ligase, with the translated sequence MSYLSEQQIIRRKKLDQLKLLGINPYPSEEYNVTAFICNILKNFTETEKETISIAGRLMRLRILGKASFGEIKDHTGCIQIYFSKDHLDSDKMGKEDTYNIFLKKLIDIGDIIGVTGFLFKTKMNEITIHAHKLTLLSKSIRPLPQVKVDKKNKKTYDAFSNTEQRYRMRYVDLIVNDHVKEIFLKRTRIIQKIRNFLDDKGYLEVDTPILQSIPGGAIARPFETYHNTLGIPLYLRIANELYLKRLIIGGFHGVYEFSRNFRNEGMDRIHNPEFTVLELYIAYKDYYWMMNFTERLMKCIWNKFQEKENNHINFQTPFPRIPILDSIKKYTGFNLEKMEEKELRKVCQKLHIEENVKMSKAKLIENIFEEKCEKNYINPTFIIDYPVEMSPLTKKHRHKKNLSERFELIINGQEIANAYSELNDPIDQLNRLREQMKLSEKNTKDESMSIDQDFIRALEFGMPPTAGIGIGIDRLVMLLTQKNSIQEVLLFPQMRPEKGGKK